The nucleotide sequence CTCATCATCGCCGTCCTGGTCGCCCTGGTGGGCGGCGGTTTCGGGCTGAACGCGGCCACCAACGGCGGCGGCTCCGACCAGGGCGACAACACCTCGCTGGAGCAGAAGTGCTCGGCGCAGGACGCGCTGGAGCAGCTCGACTGCCGCAACACGCTCTACGTCAACTCGATCCAGGCGTACTGGCGGACCGCCCTGCCGGAGGTCTTCGGCGACCAGTACAAGCCGTCGAAGACCGTCTTCTTCAGCCAGAACGTGAGCACCGGCTGCGGCGCGGCCGACTCCGGCGTCGGCCCGTTCTACTGCCCGGCCGACGACCTGGTCTACATCGACCTCACCTTCTACCGCCTGCTCGCCGACCAGCTCGGCGCCCAGGGCGAGTTCGCCCAGCCGTACGTGCTGGCCCACGAGTACGGGCATCACGTGCAGGACCTGCTCGGCACCGAGGCGCAGATGCGCCGCCAGCAGCAGCGCGACCCGCAGAACGCCAACACCCTCTCGGTGAAGCTGGAGCTGCAGGCCGACTGCTACGCCGGGGCCTGGGCGAAGAACGCCACCGGCACCTCCGACGAGCAGGGCCAGAAGATCTTCAAGAGCATCACCGACCAGGACATCCAGCAGGCGATCGACACCGCCGAGAAGATCGGCGACGACGCGATCCAGCAGCGCTCCGGCCGGCCGGTGAACCCGGACGAGTTCACCCACGGCACCTCCGAGCAGCGCAAGCAGTGGTTCACCAAGGGCTTCTCCACCGGCGACCCGAAGGCCTGCGACACCTTCGGCGCCGGGCAGTAAACGGAACGGTTCGGCCCTCGGGCCGTCGGCCTGCCCGCCGGGACATCCGGCGGGGCGGGACGACGGCCCGATGTCGTGACCCCGGCGGGTCAGGCCGGCAGGGCCACCTGGCCCGGGGTGGACCGTGGGGTGGTGGTGCCGTCGCCCACCTTGATGGGATCTTTCCCGTTCAGCGGACCAGGATGTGGACCGCCCGGGCCGCCGAGACGGCAGCGACCAGGACCGCCTGCCGAGGCTCGGGCACGTCGAGGAGCCGGCCGGCGCGCAGCGCCGTGAGCGCGGCCAGCCGGCGATCGGCCAGCACCGTGTCCACCGCCCGCCGGTCCCCGCCGCAGACCAGGGCCGTCAGGGTCGGCGCCTCCGGCAGCAGCAGGCGTACGGCCAGCTCGGCCGCGTCGCCCAGCGCCGCCTTCGCCTGGTTGTCCCGGCGCCGGGCGAAGCGCTGCTGGGACCAGCCGCCGGCCGCGGTGCGCCCCTGCACGTACCGGGTGTCCACCTTGGAGACGACCAGCTCGGCGCCCTCGGCGACCCCGACCGCCACCGCGCCCTTGCGGGCCAGCAGCAGGCCGAGCCGACGGGGCGCACCGGCCGCGGCCACGAACCCGGGCACGTCGGCGGTCGCCGGAGCGCCGGGCGGGGTGTGCAGCTCGGCGGTGGCGCCGTCCGGGGCGGTGAGCAGCAGCCCGTACCCCTCGATCGTGGTGGTGGGCGGGCCGTGCCGGTCGGCGAAGCCCTCGACCCAGCGGGCGACGCGGGCCGGGTCGACATCGACCCACCGGCCGCCCCCGGCCGCGGGT is from Micromonospora terminaliae and encodes:
- the ypfJ gene encoding KPN_02809 family neutral zinc metallopeptidase, with the protein product MELNENARVDTTQVEDRRGSGGGGGMGIPIPIGGGRGGIVGLIIAVLVALVGGGFGLNAATNGGGSDQGDNTSLEQKCSAQDALEQLDCRNTLYVNSIQAYWRTALPEVFGDQYKPSKTVFFSQNVSTGCGAADSGVGPFYCPADDLVYIDLTFYRLLADQLGAQGEFAQPYVLAHEYGHHVQDLLGTEAQMRRQQQRDPQNANTLSVKLELQADCYAGAWAKNATGTSDEQGQKIFKSITDQDIQQAIDTAEKIGDDAIQQRSGRPVNPDEFTHGTSEQRKQWFTKGFSTGDPKACDTFGAGQ
- a CDS encoding acVLRF1 family peptidyl-tRNA hydrolase; this encodes MSSRPAAGGGRWVDVDPARVARWVEGFADRHGPPTTTIEGYGLLLTAPDGATAELHTPPGAPATADVPGFVAAAGAPRRLGLLLARKGAVAVGVAEGAELVVSKVDTRYVQGRTAAGGWSQQRFARRRDNQAKAALGDAAELAVRLLLPEAPTLTALVCGGDRRAVDTVLADRRLAALTALRAGRLLDVPEPRQAVLVAAVSAARAVHILVR